One window of the Rhizorhabdus dicambivorans genome contains the following:
- a CDS encoding monovalent cation/H+ antiporter subunit A: protein MTDASSVALILALPFLGSLISAFLPARARNWAAGLAGSVALLAAGLLAGFYSEISAGRVVRHAEPWLPSLGLDLTLRISGFSWLFAMLIVGIGALVVLYARYYMSPQDPVPRFFSFLLAFMGSMLGIVLSGNLIQIIFFWELTSLFSFLLIGYWHHNQSARDGARIALIVTGTGGVCMLVGFLLLGRIAGSYDIDQVLMAGDLIRGHHLYLPMLILILIGAFTKSAQFPFHFWLPHAMAAPTPVSAYLHSATMVKAGIFILILLWPVLAGTESWYLIVATTGLATLLVGAWAAIFQHDLKGLLAYSTISHLGLITLLLGLGSPLGAVAAIFHTLNHATFKASLFMAAGIIDHETGTRDLRRLSGLARFMPITATLAMVAAAAMAGVPLLNGFLSKEMFLAEALEVHSGTILDQLLPVLATLASMFSVLYSLRFIHQAFFGPPPADLPRNPAEAPPWMRLPIEILVVLCLLVGIIPAVTIGPLLDIAARSILRDRTPLYDLAVWHGFSMPLLMSAIALVGGVLLYGLLGARLNRTAISPLIGWIKGRRTFETVLAATIQGARKLYGLVGTRRLQVQLRLLIVTAIVAGALPFINLGYSLGSLPGTVIDPVFAVLWGLGGVAAICAAVRAKFHRLAALIMVGIAGLATCISFIWLSAPDLGLTQLLVETVTLVLLLLGLRWLPLRSRHIPADIGTPFSVGFRRGGDLLLAICGGAGAAAIAYAIMTRPAPEGISRFFMEQAYPGGGGANVVNVILVDFRGFDTLGEITVLSIVALTVFTLLRRFRPAAESTQIPDQQKVQNASDGAREGSQHGDTAKHYLLVPRVIMEWLFPVILTCALYLLVRGHDLPGGGFAAGLTASIAIILLYMANGTRWVEARLNVHPVRWISVGLLLAATTGMAAWLFGFPFLSTYFSYFTLPIIGDVPIASALLFDIGVFAVVVGTTVLILIAFAHQSIRTPRAAPKPDAVAPDHDIGQIV, encoded by the coding sequence ATGACCGATGCGAGCTCAGTCGCCCTGATTCTCGCGCTTCCTTTCCTGGGCAGCCTGATCTCGGCCTTCCTGCCGGCCCGCGCGCGCAACTGGGCGGCGGGGCTCGCGGGCTCGGTCGCCCTGTTGGCGGCGGGGCTGCTGGCCGGCTTCTATTCCGAGATCTCGGCCGGTCGGGTTGTCCGCCATGCCGAGCCCTGGCTGCCCTCGCTCGGGCTGGACCTCACGCTCAGGATCAGCGGCTTCTCATGGCTGTTCGCCATGCTCATCGTCGGCATCGGCGCGCTGGTGGTGCTTTATGCCCGCTATTATATGTCGCCGCAGGATCCGGTTCCCCGGTTTTTCTCCTTCCTGCTGGCCTTCATGGGATCGATGCTGGGGATCGTTCTGTCCGGCAATCTCATCCAGATCATCTTCTTCTGGGAGCTGACCAGCCTCTTCTCCTTCCTGCTGATCGGCTATTGGCACCATAACCAGAGCGCGCGTGACGGCGCCCGGATCGCACTGATCGTCACGGGAACGGGCGGCGTGTGCATGCTGGTCGGCTTCCTGCTGCTCGGCAGGATTGCCGGCAGCTACGATATCGACCAGGTGCTGATGGCGGGGGACCTGATCCGCGGCCACCATCTCTATCTGCCGATGCTGATCCTCATCCTGATCGGCGCGTTCACGAAAAGTGCGCAATTCCCGTTCCACTTCTGGTTGCCGCACGCCATGGCGGCACCGACGCCGGTGTCGGCCTATCTGCATTCGGCCACGATGGTCAAAGCCGGCATCTTCATCCTCATCCTCCTCTGGCCCGTCCTCGCGGGCACGGAAAGCTGGTACCTGATCGTGGCGACGACCGGCCTGGCGACGCTTCTGGTCGGCGCCTGGGCGGCGATCTTCCAGCATGATCTTAAGGGTCTGCTGGCCTATTCGACGATCAGCCATCTCGGCCTCATCACCCTGCTCCTGGGCCTTGGCAGCCCGCTTGGCGCGGTGGCGGCGATCTTCCACACCCTGAACCACGCGACGTTCAAGGCGTCGCTGTTCATGGCGGCCGGCATCATCGACCACGAGACTGGAACCCGGGACCTGCGCCGGCTGAGCGGGCTCGCGCGCTTCATGCCGATCACCGCCACGCTCGCGATGGTCGCCGCCGCCGCGATGGCCGGCGTGCCGCTGCTCAACGGCTTCCTGTCGAAGGAAATGTTTCTCGCCGAAGCGCTGGAGGTGCACAGCGGCACCATTCTCGACCAGCTCCTGCCGGTGCTGGCGACGCTCGCCAGCATGTTCAGCGTGCTCTACTCGCTGCGCTTCATTCACCAGGCCTTCTTCGGACCGCCACCGGCCGACCTGCCACGCAACCCGGCCGAAGCGCCACCCTGGATGCGCCTGCCGATCGAAATCCTCGTGGTCCTCTGTCTGCTGGTCGGGATCATTCCGGCGGTGACCATCGGCCCCCTGCTGGACATCGCCGCGCGCTCGATCCTGCGCGACAGGACGCCTCTCTACGATCTCGCCGTCTGGCATGGCTTCAGCATGCCGCTGTTGATGAGCGCGATCGCGCTGGTGGGGGGCGTCCTGCTCTACGGGCTGCTCGGCGCGCGGCTGAACCGCACCGCGATATCCCCGCTCATCGGATGGATCAAAGGCCGGCGGACGTTCGAAACCGTGCTGGCAGCCACGATCCAGGGAGCGCGCAAGCTCTACGGCCTGGTCGGCACGCGACGGCTTCAGGTCCAGCTGCGCCTGTTGATCGTCACCGCCATCGTGGCCGGCGCGCTCCCCTTCATCAATCTCGGCTACAGCCTCGGATCACTTCCCGGCACGGTGATCGACCCTGTGTTCGCCGTCCTCTGGGGCCTGGGCGGCGTCGCCGCGATATGCGCGGCGGTCCGCGCGAAGTTTCACCGCCTGGCTGCGCTGATCATGGTCGGCATCGCAGGCCTGGCCACCTGCATAAGCTTCATCTGGCTGTCGGCGCCCGACCTCGGGCTGACCCAGCTGCTCGTCGAGACGGTGACGCTGGTCCTGTTGCTGCTTGGACTGCGCTGGCTCCCGCTGAGATCGCGGCACATTCCGGCCGATATCGGCACACCCTTCAGCGTCGGCTTCAGGCGGGGCGGCGATCTCCTCCTGGCGATATGCGGCGGCGCCGGTGCGGCCGCGATCGCCTATGCGATCATGACCCGCCCGGCGCCCGAGGGTATCTCCCGCTTCTTCATGGAACAGGCCTATCCCGGCGGCGGCGGCGCCAATGTCGTCAACGTCATTCTGGTCGATTTCCGCGGGTTCGACACGCTTGGCGAGATTACCGTGCTTTCGATCGTCGCGTTGACCGTGTTCACCCTGCTCAGGCGTTTCAGGCCCGCCGCGGAAAGCACGCAGATACCGGACCAGCAGAAGGTTCAGAACGCCTCCGATGGCGCGCGCGAAGGGAGCCAGCACGGCGACACCGCCAAACATTATCTCCTCGTGCCCCGGGTCATCATGGAGTGGCTGTTTCCGGTCATCCTGACCTGTGCTCTCTATCTGCTCGTGCGCGGCCATGACCTGCCCGGCGGCGGCTTTGCCGCGGGGCTCACGGCCTCGATCGCGATTATCCTGCTCTACATGGCCAACGGCACGCGCTGGGTGGAAGCCCGGCTCAACGTCCATCCGGTCCGCTGGATCAGCGTTGGCCTGCTCCTCGCCGCCACGACCGGCATGGCTGCCTGGCTGTTCGGCTTCCCCTTCCTGTCGACCTATTTCAGCTATTTCACGCTGCCGATCATCGGCGATGTCCCGATCGCCAGCGCGCTGCTGTTCGATATCGGCGTCTTCGCCGTCGTGGTGGGCACGACGGTGCTCATCCTCATCGCATTCGCGCACCAGTCGATCCGCACACCGAGAGCGGCCCCCAAGCCCGATGCCGTCGCTCCCGATCACGATATCGGGCAGATCGTCTGA
- a CDS encoding Na+/H+ antiporter subunit C, whose translation MEAVLALGIGVLTASGLWLLFRPRTFQVVLGLSLLSYAVNLFILAAGRLRSDAPPIVGKGAVDPALYADPIPQALILTAIVISFATTALLLVVLLAARGLTGTDHVDGEDDER comes from the coding sequence ATGGAGGCCGTACTCGCACTGGGCATCGGCGTCCTGACGGCTTCCGGACTCTGGCTGCTGTTCCGCCCCCGCACCTTCCAGGTCGTGCTGGGATTGTCGCTGCTCTCCTATGCGGTCAACCTGTTCATCCTCGCCGCCGGGCGCCTGCGCAGCGATGCTCCGCCGATCGTCGGCAAGGGCGCCGTCGATCCCGCGCTCTACGCGGATCCGATCCCGCAGGCGTTGATCCTGACCGCCATCGTCATCTCCTTCGCCACCACGGCGCTGCTGCTCGTGGTGCTGCTCGCCGCCCGCGGGTTGACCGGCACCGACCATGTCGACGGCGAGGATGACGAGCGATGA
- a CDS encoding monovalent cation/H+ antiporter subunit D produces MNGWMHHLIVAPILLPIVVSALMLAFDERRRTLKRALSLGATAALIIIAGLLLWQADGRLDTGIARPRAYLVGDWPAPFGIVLVADRLSALMLLLTSVLGFTALFYSLARWDRSGPRFHALFLLLFAGLNGAFLTGDIFNLFVFFEVLLAASYGLILHGAGAERTKASLHYITINIVTSLLFLIGVAMIYAVTGTLNMADLASRVPAVPAADLMLLEAGAAILGIAFLVKSGTWPLSFWLPRTYAAAAPPVAAVFAIMTKVGIYIVLRLSSLLFGATSGSAADFTDQWLIWSGFATMLFGILGILATRTLSRVAGHYVLVSSGTLLAAIGIGGAALTAALIFYLVSSTLAVGALYLIIEPVERNADEDDMIAGIAEPVFDDEYTGAVEEEDNEIGIVIPGTIAVLGGGFIFCTLLLAGLPPLSGFIAKFALIDALFRADAIGPTAWILIGLVILSGLATMIALTRAGIDLIWTPAEDSPARLSVIEVVPIGILLSVCLALMIWSGPLFRYMKATADVLSDPAVYIDAVRTAPRSGGSPG; encoded by the coding sequence ATGAACGGCTGGATGCACCATCTGATCGTGGCGCCGATCCTTCTTCCGATCGTGGTCAGCGCGCTGATGCTGGCCTTCGACGAACGGCGGCGGACGCTGAAGCGGGCGCTCAGCCTGGGCGCCACCGCTGCGCTGATCATCATCGCCGGACTGCTGCTCTGGCAGGCGGACGGGCGCCTCGATACCGGTATCGCGCGGCCACGGGCCTATCTGGTGGGCGACTGGCCGGCGCCGTTCGGGATCGTCCTGGTCGCCGACAGGCTGTCCGCCCTCATGCTGCTCCTCACCAGCGTCCTCGGCTTCACCGCACTCTTCTACTCGCTGGCCCGGTGGGACAGGTCCGGGCCACGCTTCCATGCCCTGTTCCTGCTGCTGTTCGCCGGACTGAACGGCGCCTTCCTGACCGGGGACATCTTCAACCTGTTCGTATTCTTCGAAGTGCTGCTGGCCGCTTCCTATGGCCTCATCCTGCACGGTGCGGGCGCGGAACGGACCAAGGCGAGCCTCCATTACATCACGATCAACATCGTCACCTCGCTGCTGTTTCTGATCGGCGTGGCGATGATCTACGCGGTGACCGGGACGCTCAACATGGCGGACCTCGCCAGCCGCGTCCCCGCCGTCCCGGCGGCAGACCTCATGCTGCTCGAAGCGGGCGCAGCGATCCTGGGCATCGCCTTCCTCGTCAAGTCCGGCACCTGGCCGCTCAGCTTCTGGCTGCCCCGCACCTATGCCGCCGCGGCCCCGCCCGTCGCGGCGGTGTTCGCGATCATGACGAAGGTCGGCATCTACATCGTCCTGCGACTGTCCTCGCTGCTGTTCGGCGCCACCTCGGGAAGTGCGGCCGATTTCACCGACCAGTGGCTGATCTGGTCCGGCTTCGCGACGATGCTGTTCGGCATCCTGGGAATATTGGCGACCAGAACCCTCTCCCGGGTCGCGGGCCATTATGTGCTGGTTTCCTCCGGCACGCTGCTCGCGGCGATTGGTATCGGCGGCGCCGCGCTGACGGCGGCGCTGATCTTCTACCTCGTCAGTTCGACGCTCGCGGTCGGCGCGCTGTACCTGATCATCGAGCCGGTGGAGCGCAATGCCGATGAGGATGACATGATCGCCGGCATCGCCGAGCCGGTGTTTGACGACGAATATACCGGCGCGGTCGAGGAGGAGGACAACGAGATCGGTATCGTCATCCCGGGCACCATCGCCGTGCTCGGGGGCGGCTTCATCTTCTGCACATTGCTGCTGGCCGGGCTGCCCCCGCTGTCGGGCTTCATCGCCAAGTTCGCCCTGATAGACGCGCTGTTCCGCGCCGATGCCATCGGGCCGACCGCCTGGATCCTGATCGGTCTCGTCATTCTGTCCGGTCTCGCCACGATGATCGCCCTGACGCGGGCAGGCATAGACCTGATATGGACCCCGGCCGAGGATTCGCCGGCCCGGCTCAGCGTGATCGAGGTCGTGCCGATCGGGATCCTGCTCTCCGTCTGCCTCGCGCTGATGATCTGGTCGGGGCCGCTCTTCCGCTACATGAAGGCGACCGCCGACGTGCTGAGCGATCCCGCAGTCTATATCGACGCCGTGAGGACGGCGCCTCGATCGGGCGGAAGCCCGGGATGA
- a CDS encoding Na+/H+ antiporter subunit E, with translation MRRLLPFPLLTAALFIMWMLLSGFSPGHILLGAGIALLVTRVMLSLAPEPPRIRFGRAFWKLAGMVVADIVRSNIAVVRIVLFNPAARKSGFIQLPTDLRNRYALATLAIIITATPGTLWLQHDPRHGRILIHVLDLVDEAAWIELIKNRYEKLLMEIFE, from the coding sequence ATGAGGCGGCTCCTTCCCTTTCCGCTGCTCACCGCAGCGCTGTTCATCATGTGGATGCTGCTCTCCGGCTTTTCGCCGGGGCATATCCTGCTGGGCGCGGGCATCGCGCTGCTTGTGACAAGGGTCATGCTCTCGCTGGCACCGGAGCCGCCCCGCATCCGCTTCGGGCGGGCGTTCTGGAAGCTCGCGGGTATGGTGGTCGCCGATATCGTGCGGTCGAACATCGCCGTCGTCAGGATCGTCCTTTTCAACCCGGCCGCGCGGAAGTCGGGCTTCATCCAGCTGCCGACCGATCTGCGCAACCGATACGCGCTGGCGACACTGGCCATTATCATCACCGCGACGCCCGGCACATTGTGGCTGCAGCACGACCCCCGCCACGGCCGCATCCTCATCCATGTGCTGGATCTGGTCGACGAGGCAGCCTGGATCGAACTGATCAAGAATCGCTACGAGAAATTGCTGATGGAAATCTTCGAATGA
- a CDS encoding K+/H+ antiporter subunit F, whose product MTQFLLAMAITTSQVILGVAMAGAAFRILSGPRAQDRVLGLDALYLAGMLLLLTYGIQTGRTLFFEAALVIALVGFAGTVALAKFLMRGEVIE is encoded by the coding sequence ATGACCCAATTCCTGCTCGCAATGGCGATCACCACGTCACAGGTCATCCTCGGCGTCGCGATGGCTGGCGCCGCATTCCGGATTCTGAGCGGGCCGCGTGCGCAGGACCGGGTGCTGGGCCTCGACGCGCTGTACCTGGCGGGAATGCTGCTGCTGCTCACCTATGGCATCCAGACCGGACGCACCCTGTTCTTCGAAGCAGCGCTCGTCATTGCCCTGGTCGGCTTCGCCGGCACCGTTGCTCTCGCGAAGTTCCTCATGCGCGGAGAGGTGATCGAATGA
- the mnhG gene encoding monovalent cation/H(+) antiporter subunit G, translating into MSQAPDLPAWAALIVGIFVLLGASITLIGVIGLIRLGSFYDRVHPPTLGPTLGTACILVSSITCFSVLQSRPVVHEILIAVFVTLTTPVTLMLLARAALYRDRREDVPDVPRD; encoded by the coding sequence ATGAGCCAGGCACCCGACCTGCCGGCCTGGGCCGCCCTGATCGTCGGGATTTTCGTTCTGCTCGGGGCATCGATCACCCTGATCGGGGTGATCGGACTGATCAGGCTCGGCAGCTTCTATGACAGGGTTCACCCCCCGACCCTGGGCCCGACCCTGGGGACGGCCTGCATCCTCGTCTCGTCGATAACCTGCTTCTCGGTGCTGCAGTCCCGGCCTGTCGTCCACGAGATCCTGATCGCGGTATTCGTGACGCTGACGACCCCCGTCACGCTCATGCTCCTCGCTCGCGCCGCTCTATATCGGGACCGCCGAGAGGATGTGCCGGACGTACCTCGCGATTAG
- a CDS encoding TetR/AcrR family transcriptional regulator, translating into MAENVRKRKKTASRQAELLEIAAKIFAEQGYKETGIESILKQAGLTGPALYRHFSSKQEILDTICVNSMAYGLGQLVAIDDDETLAPEEKLRQLLKVRLDYLFGPSGQSHILSVSQVAHLSDAAREKIVAMQREYRARCGAMLKLLRPTVTDGELNVIFFSMQQLTLYGIWHYKRRSLMPAQEYRELLERMMWNTLMA; encoded by the coding sequence TTGGCTGAGAACGTGCGAAAGCGAAAAAAGACGGCGTCACGTCAGGCGGAATTGCTGGAAATCGCGGCGAAGATCTTTGCCGAGCAAGGTTATAAAGAGACGGGCATCGAAAGCATCTTGAAGCAGGCAGGCCTTACCGGCCCCGCCCTGTATCGGCATTTTTCCAGCAAGCAGGAAATCCTGGATACGATTTGCGTCAATTCGATGGCGTATGGACTTGGCCAACTCGTGGCGATCGACGATGACGAGACGCTGGCCCCGGAGGAAAAGCTCAGGCAGCTTTTGAAGGTCCGTCTCGATTATCTGTTTGGACCCTCCGGCCAATCCCACATCCTGTCTGTAAGCCAGGTGGCGCATCTTTCCGACGCCGCTCGCGAGAAGATCGTAGCCATGCAGCGGGAGTACAGGGCTCGCTGCGGGGCCATGCTGAAGCTTCTCCGTCCCACCGTCACCGATGGCGAGCTCAACGTGATATTCTTCTCCATGCAGCAACTGACTCTGTACGGCATCTGGCATTACAAACGGCGTAGTTTGATGCCCGCCCAGGAATATCGCGAGTTGCTGGAACGGATGATGTGGAACACGCTGATGGCCTAG
- a CDS encoding nitroreductase family protein yields the protein MAARQILSESQDREDSLNIDTPSSAPATLIDLLTTRASAIKLVEPGPSEEQLASILKAAVSAADHGRLRPWRFVVIRGDGRRRFGDLLARVQQDADPAASETQLESARAKAMRAPVIIALLCEADPASKVPVIEQQFAAAAAGAHLMLSAKALGFGSNWKTGSAAYHPIVREGLGCGRDGSIIGFFYIGTEPKPSPLARAPIESVVRHWSD from the coding sequence TTGGCTGCTCGCCAAATTTTATCTGAATCCCAAGATCGCGAGGACAGTTTGAACATAGACACTCCGAGTTCCGCCCCGGCGACGCTGATCGATCTGCTGACGACGCGCGCCTCCGCCATCAAGCTGGTGGAGCCTGGGCCATCCGAGGAACAGCTTGCCTCGATCCTGAAGGCAGCGGTCAGTGCGGCCGACCATGGACGGCTTCGGCCGTGGCGCTTCGTCGTGATCCGGGGCGACGGACGAAGGCGGTTCGGCGACCTGCTCGCCAGAGTGCAGCAGGACGCCGACCCGGCGGCGTCCGAAACGCAACTCGAGAGCGCACGGGCGAAGGCCATGCGCGCACCCGTCATCATAGCCTTGCTCTGCGAAGCCGACCCCGCGAGCAAGGTACCCGTGATCGAGCAGCAATTTGCCGCGGCGGCAGCGGGGGCCCATCTCATGCTGTCGGCAAAGGCGCTCGGCTTCGGCTCGAACTGGAAGACCGGATCGGCCGCCTATCATCCCATCGTTCGCGAAGGCCTGGGCTGCGGCAGGGACGGCTCCATCATCGGATTCTTCTATATCGGCACCGAACCCAAGCCTTCACCGCTGGCCCGCGCGCCGATCGAGTCGGTCGTCCGGCATTGGTCCGACTGA
- a CDS encoding bile acid:sodium symporter family protein — translation MKKILQFFDPYVGLMLLMIALAAVLPVHGQGAAIAATTADVAIGFLFFLYGTRLSPQAALAGLVHWRLHLAVLLCTFALFPILGLGTSHLASGLLPPTLLAGVVLLCLMPSTVQSSIAFTSIAHGNVAAALCAASLSNFLGVFLSPLLVGWLLQSSGVVLSFDVFRDITLQLLAPFLMGQLLRPWLSGWIQRHKRVLGYADRGSILLIIYVAFSKGMVQNVWGEVAAVDLVILLVLLTVLLGVVLLLTRFIGRRLMSLSIEDEIVLQFCGSKKSLASGLPIASLLFPGPQLSLILLPLMLFHQIQLVVCAVLARHYAAAPGRNLPA, via the coding sequence ATGAAAAAGATCCTGCAATTCTTCGATCCCTATGTCGGCCTGATGCTGCTGATGATCGCGCTCGCGGCCGTCCTGCCCGTCCATGGTCAGGGGGCGGCTATCGCGGCGACGACGGCGGATGTTGCGATCGGCTTCCTGTTCTTCCTCTATGGCACGCGGCTTTCGCCTCAGGCAGCGCTGGCCGGCCTCGTTCACTGGCGGCTGCATCTCGCGGTCCTGCTATGCACTTTCGCCCTGTTCCCCATTCTCGGACTGGGTACCAGCCATCTGGCGTCGGGGCTGCTGCCGCCGACGCTGCTGGCCGGCGTGGTGCTGCTTTGCCTGATGCCGTCCACGGTACAGTCATCGATCGCGTTCACGTCCATCGCCCACGGCAATGTCGCGGCGGCGTTGTGCGCGGCTTCGCTGTCCAATTTCCTGGGTGTCTTCCTCAGTCCGCTGCTCGTGGGGTGGCTCCTTCAGTCCAGTGGCGTGGTGCTGTCCTTCGATGTCTTCCGCGACATCACGCTGCAGCTGCTGGCGCCGTTTCTGATGGGGCAGCTTCTTCGTCCCTGGCTGAGTGGTTGGATACAGCGTCACAAGCGCGTGCTGGGATATGCGGATCGTGGCTCGATCCTGCTGATCATCTACGTCGCCTTCTCGAAGGGCATGGTGCAGAATGTCTGGGGCGAGGTGGCAGCCGTCGACCTGGTGATCCTGCTCGTCCTGCTGACCGTGCTGCTCGGCGTCGTGCTTCTCCTCACCCGCTTCATCGGCCGGCGGCTCATGTCGCTGTCGATCGAGGATGAGATCGTCCTGCAGTTCTGTGGATCGAAGAAGTCGCTGGCGAGCGGATTGCCGATCGCGAGCCTGCTGTTCCCAGGGCCGCAGCTGAGCCTGATCCTGCTGCCGTTGATGCTGTTTCACCAGATCCAGCTCGTCGTCTGCGCCGTATTGGCGAGGCACTATGCCGCCGCGCCGGGCCGGAACCTTCCCGCCTGA